From Streptomyces sp. 6-11-2, one genomic window encodes:
- a CDS encoding LamG-like jellyroll fold domain-containing protein, which yields MSPGRLRIPFLGRLAALLPLLLGAALLVPAQVSAAPAAASPPSAGAADLGLRGDYYRMSSTTALDFASYTGTRIDNSLYVDDLLPTLRAYAGTTDNVAVRWTGRLQVPADGVYTFYIKGDNGFRMSLDGDSVIDHWTTDWDVQTTSEAITLTAGPHDLAVDYNQGNGGAYLHTEWSGPGFSRQPIPDSALRLPAGFAPADAKGTVATTGRTATIELPSAVKAVPADAAKHLAVVSGGTLWSPTVARDPKNASRLLVTPGKDDTPVSLNADVRISYDGKGGITTAHGELGPFSVVAQNNSTWYFATKWAKDVSADNALPEYPRPQLTRKNWQNLNGTWQFQATQQDAALPTGKLTGKILVPYPMESALSGVAKHHDWSLYQRTFTVPNGWKVGSGNRLRLNFGAVDHEAWVYVNGRQVAHHLGGYEEFGADVTDALTGRGQQTLLVKVKDTTNDKYALGKQSTDPSGIWYTPTSGIWQTVWMEPVAAASVDSLVLTPDLADNSLSVTVRPAAGTAPTAKATATAYAGNKAVGSVTGRAGTALRIPISKPHLWSPDDPYLYNLKVTLDGGRAGKDEVGSYFGMRSIEVAPVGGVNKIVLNGKPTFVMATLDQGFWPDGLYTAPTDEALKYDLVEHKKLGFNAVRKHIKVEPARWYYWADRLGLMVWQDMPSRMTAAAGTPETQTFIDQVHTIVDQHISSPSIVMWTMMNEGWGEWSKAATGELADAVKKQDPSRLVDAHSGVNCCASKGDSGRGDIIDFHDYHGPANPAPDATRASVDGEHGGYSYVVPGHILGTAGGQDYGDAATSTEELTKAYVENTRKLIQRASCGLSGSVYTQVTDVEGELNGLLTYDRKVVKVLPGPVREINQQVIAAGSAAGGVNVPAGTPGPAGVSWWPLHQQTGTVATDVAGGHDGTLKGGATWTSGPNGGALRLDGTTGYVDAGAPVLDTEKGDYSVAAWVRLDDKGHFSTAVSIDGDRSSVFYLQYSQADKRFAFSFSGARALANSIGEPQAGKWYHLVGSYSHRDGALRIYVDGTEAGSTRACNGEVPTGNLVIGRGKYNGGPVDHWTGAIADVHAYDRALSGAEVASLAAHEPAAPTRR from the coding sequence ATGAGCCCAGGCAGACTCCGAATACCCTTCCTCGGCCGACTCGCTGCGTTGCTGCCACTGCTGCTGGGAGCCGCGTTGCTGGTCCCGGCCCAGGTGAGTGCCGCACCCGCTGCGGCGTCCCCTCCCTCCGCCGGGGCCGCCGACCTCGGCCTGCGAGGTGACTACTACCGGATGTCCAGCACCACGGCGCTGGACTTCGCGTCGTACACCGGCACCCGGATCGACAACTCCCTCTACGTCGACGACCTGCTGCCCACGCTGCGCGCCTACGCCGGGACCACGGACAACGTCGCGGTGCGCTGGACGGGCCGGCTCCAGGTGCCCGCGGACGGCGTCTACACCTTCTACATCAAGGGCGACAACGGTTTCCGGATGTCCCTCGACGGGGACAGTGTGATCGACCACTGGACCACCGACTGGGACGTCCAGACGACCTCCGAGGCGATCACCCTGACGGCCGGTCCGCACGACCTCGCGGTCGACTACAACCAGGGCAACGGCGGGGCCTACCTGCACACCGAGTGGTCGGGGCCGGGCTTCTCCCGGCAGCCGATCCCCGACTCGGCGCTGCGCCTGCCGGCCGGCTTCGCCCCCGCCGACGCCAAGGGCACCGTCGCCACGACCGGACGGACCGCCACGATCGAACTGCCCTCCGCCGTGAAGGCCGTTCCGGCCGACGCGGCCAAGCATCTCGCGGTGGTCTCCGGAGGCACCCTCTGGTCCCCCACCGTGGCCAGGGATCCCAAGAACGCCTCCAGGCTCCTGGTCACCCCGGGCAAGGACGACACTCCCGTCTCCCTCAACGCCGACGTGCGGATCAGCTACGACGGCAAGGGCGGCATCACCACCGCCCACGGCGAACTCGGACCCTTCTCCGTGGTGGCGCAGAACAACTCCACCTGGTACTTCGCCACCAAGTGGGCCAAGGACGTCTCCGCCGACAACGCCCTGCCCGAGTACCCGCGGCCGCAGCTGACCCGCAAGAACTGGCAGAACCTCAACGGCACCTGGCAGTTCCAGGCCACCCAGCAGGACGCCGCGCTGCCCACCGGGAAGCTCACCGGGAAGATCCTGGTGCCGTATCCGATGGAGTCGGCCCTGTCCGGCGTCGCCAAGCACCACGACTGGTCGCTGTACCAGCGCACCTTCACCGTGCCGAACGGCTGGAAGGTGGGATCGGGCAACCGGCTGCGGCTGAACTTCGGCGCGGTGGACCACGAAGCCTGGGTCTACGTCAACGGCAGGCAGGTCGCCCACCACCTGGGCGGCTACGAGGAGTTCGGCGCCGACGTGACCGACGCGCTCACCGGACGCGGGCAGCAGACCCTGCTGGTGAAGGTCAAGGACACCACGAACGACAAGTACGCGCTCGGCAAGCAGTCCACCGATCCGAGCGGCATCTGGTACACCCCGACCTCCGGCATCTGGCAGACCGTCTGGATGGAGCCCGTCGCCGCGGCGAGCGTCGACTCGCTGGTGCTCACCCCGGACCTGGCGGACAACTCGCTCTCCGTCACCGTGCGCCCCGCTGCCGGCACCGCCCCGACGGCGAAGGCCACCGCCACCGCCTACGCCGGCAACAAGGCCGTGGGATCGGTCACCGGCCGAGCCGGTACCGCGCTGCGCATCCCGATCAGCAAGCCGCACCTGTGGAGCCCGGACGACCCGTACCTGTACAACCTCAAGGTGACCCTGGACGGCGGACGTGCCGGAAAGGACGAGGTCGGCTCCTACTTCGGCATGCGGTCGATCGAGGTCGCCCCGGTCGGCGGCGTCAACAAGATCGTGCTCAACGGGAAACCCACTTTCGTGATGGCCACCCTGGACCAGGGGTTCTGGCCGGACGGCCTGTACACCGCGCCGACCGACGAGGCCCTGAAGTACGACCTGGTGGAGCACAAGAAGCTCGGCTTCAACGCGGTGCGCAAGCACATCAAGGTGGAGCCGGCCCGCTGGTACTACTGGGCCGACCGGCTCGGTCTGATGGTGTGGCAGGACATGCCGAGCCGTATGACGGCGGCGGCGGGCACACCGGAGACCCAGACCTTCATCGACCAGGTGCACACGATCGTCGACCAGCACATCAGCAGCCCGTCGATCGTCATGTGGACCATGATGAACGAGGGCTGGGGCGAATGGAGCAAGGCCGCCACCGGTGAGCTCGCGGATGCGGTCAAGAAGCAGGACCCGTCCCGTCTCGTCGATGCCCACTCCGGGGTCAACTGCTGTGCCTCCAAGGGTGATTCGGGGCGAGGCGACATCATCGACTTCCACGACTACCACGGCCCGGCGAACCCCGCCCCCGACGCCACCCGGGCGTCCGTCGACGGAGAGCACGGCGGCTACTCGTACGTCGTTCCGGGCCACATCCTGGGGACTGCCGGCGGTCAGGACTACGGTGACGCCGCCACCAGCACGGAGGAGCTGACCAAGGCATACGTGGAGAACACCAGGAAGCTGATCCAGCGTGCCTCCTGCGGGCTCTCCGGCTCGGTCTACACCCAGGTCACGGACGTGGAGGGCGAACTCAACGGCCTGCTCACCTACGACCGCAAGGTGGTCAAGGTGCTCCCCGGCCCGGTGCGGGAGATCAACCAGCAGGTCATCGCGGCGGGCTCCGCCGCGGGCGGGGTGAACGTCCCGGCGGGCACCCCGGGACCGGCCGGAGTGTCCTGGTGGCCGCTGCACCAGCAGACCGGCACGGTGGCCACGGACGTCGCCGGCGGACACGACGGCACCCTCAAGGGCGGCGCGACCTGGACCTCCGGGCCGAACGGCGGCGCGCTGCGACTGGACGGCACGACCGGTTACGTCGACGCCGGCGCGCCCGTCCTGGACACCGAGAAGGGCGACTACTCGGTGGCCGCCTGGGTCCGGCTGGACGACAAGGGCCACTTCAGCACCGCGGTGTCCATCGACGGCGACAGGAGCAGCGTCTTCTACCTCCAGTACTCCCAGGCCGACAAGCGGTTCGCGTTCAGCTTCTCCGGCGCCCGGGCGCTCGCGAACAGCATCGGTGAGCCGCAGGCCGGCAAGTGGTACCACCTGGTCGGCAGTTACAGCCACCGGGACGGGGCGCTGCGGATCTACGTGGACGGCACCGAGGCGGGCTCCACCCGCGCCTGCAACGGAGAGGTGCCCACCGGAAACCTGGTGATCGGCCGCGGCAAGTACAACGGCGGTCCGGTCGACCACTGGACCGGTGCGATCGCCGACGTCCACGCCTACGACCGCGCCCTGAGCGGGGCCGAGGTGGCTTCGCTGGCCGCCCACGAACCCGCCGCACCCACCAGGCGGTGA